In Penicillium oxalicum strain HP7-1 chromosome I, whole genome shotgun sequence, a single window of DNA contains:
- a CDS encoding 6-phosphogluconate dehydrogenase, decarboxylating 1 encodes MADQAVARLAGINVGAPAHPAPSADFGLIGLAVMGQNLILNAADHGFTVCAYNRTTSKVDRFLDNEAKGKSIVGAHSVEEFCSKLKRPRRIMLLVMAGKPVDDFIESLLPHLEKGDIIIDGGNSHFPDSNRRTKYLQEKGINFVGSGVSGGEEGARYGPSLMPGGNEAAWPHIKDIFQSIAAKSDGEACCDWVGDEGAGHYVKMVHNGIEYGDMQLICEAYDILKRGLGLSCKEIGDVFAKWNTGVLDSFLIEITRDVLYYNDNDGTPLVEKILDKAGQKGTGKWTAINALDLGMPVTLIGEAVFARCLSALKDERGRAATILSGPTPEFTGDKAAFIDDLEQALYASKIISYAQGFMLIQNAAKEYGWKLNKPSIALMWRGGCIIRSVFLKDITNAYRNNPDLENLLFDDFFTKAIHKAQSGWRNVVSKSALWGIPLPAFTTALSFYDGYRTKDLPANLLQAQRDYFGAHTFRIKPEFASENFPEGKDIHVNWTGRGGDVSASTYIA; translated from the exons ATGGCTGACCAGGCTGT TGCCCGTCTCGCCGGCATTAATGTCGGCGCACCGGCGCACCCTGCTCCTAGTGCTGATTTCGGCCTCATCGGTCTGGCCGTTATGGGCCAGAACCTGATCCTCAACGCTGCCGATCACGGTTTCACTGTTTGCGCCTACAACCGCACAACCTCCAAGGTCGACCGCTTCCTCGACAACGAGGCCAAGG GCAAGTCCATCGTCGGTGCTCACTCCGTTGAGGAGTTCTGCTCCAAGCTGAAGCGTCCTCGTCGCATTATGCTTCTTGTCATGGCCGGCAAGCCCGTCGATGACTTCATCGagtctcttctcccccaccTGGAGAAGGGCGACATCATCATTGACGGTGGTAACTCTCACTTCCCCGACAGCAACCGCCGCACCAAGTACCTCCAGGAGAAGGGCATCAACTTCGTCGGCAGCGGTGTCTCTGGTGGTGAGGAGGGTGCCCGCTACGGCCCCTCCCTCATGCCCGGTGGTAACGAGGCCGCCTGGCCCCACATTAAGGACATCTTCCAGAGCATCGCCGCCAAGAGCGACGGTGAGGCCTGCTGTGACTGGGTCGGTGACGAGGGTGCTGGCCACTACGTCAAGATGGTTCACAACGGTATTGAGTACGGTGACATGCAGCTGATTTGCGAG GCCTACGACATTCTCAAGCGCGGTCTTGGATTGTCCTGCAAGGAGATCGGCGACGTTTTCGCCAAGTGGAACACTGGTGTTCTGGACTCCTTCCTTATTGAGATCACCCGCGATGTTCTCTACTACAACGACAACGATGGCACTCCCCTCGTCGAGAAGATCCTCGACAAGGCCGGCCAGAAGGGTACCGGCAAGTGGACCGCTATCAACGCTCTCGACCTCGGCATGCCCGTCACCCTCATCGGCGAGGCTGTCTTCGCCCGCTGCCTGTCTGCCCTCAAGGACGAGCGTGGCCGTGCCGCTACCATCCTGAGCGGCCCTACCCCCGAATTCACCGGCGACAAGGCCGCTTTCATCGACGACCTGGAGCAGGCTCTGTATGCCTCCAAGATCATCTCCTACGCCCAGGGCTTCATGCTCATCCAGAACGCCGCCAAGGAGTACGGCTGGAAGCTGAACAAGCCCTCCATTGCCCTGATGTGGCGTGGTGGCTGCATCATCCGCTCCGTCTTCCTCAAGGACATCACTAACGCCTACCGCAACAACCCCGACCTCGAGAACTTGCTGTTCGACGACTTCTTCACCAAGGCTATCCACAAGGCCCAGTCTGGCTGGCGTAACGTCGTGAGCAAGTCTGCTCTGTGGGGTATTCCTCTGCCCGCCTTCACCACTGCCCTCAGCTTCTACGACGGGTACCGCACCAAGGACCTCCCCGCCAACCTGCTGCAGGCTCAGCGCGACTACTTCGGTGCCCACACCTTCCGCATCAAGCCCGAGTTCGCCAGCGAGAACTTCCCCGAGGGCAAGGACATTCACGTCAACTGGACTGGCCGCGGTGGTGATGTCTCCGCCTCCACCTACATCGCATAA